A window of Microbacterium sp. BK668 genomic DNA:
TGTCGCGGAGATCGGCGCTGTGGACGAATCGATCAGGACAGAAGGCGGTCCAGCGCGCTGCGGACGAAGATGGCGCGAAGCTCCTCGAGGCGCTTGGCGAGCTCGGGCGCGAGCTCGCTCGCACGGGCGCGGCTCGAGGCATCCGTCCGCCGCAGCAGAGCCGCGAGAGCCGATTCCACGAGCGCCACATCGCGCTCCGCGCTCTGCCGCAGCGTCCGCACGTGGCGAGGCTCGATGCCGTGCCGGTCGAGCGCGACGAGGGCCCGCAGGATCGCCACCTGCTGCTCGGTGTACGCGTCGGACCCGGCCAGGACCCCGGTGCCGATCGCGTCGTTCAGCAGCTGCGGCGCGGCGCCGGTCGCCGAGAGCAGCTCGTCGCGCCGATAGCGGCGAGGAGCGGGGACGATCGAGGGCGGCGGCGCCGCCACCGGCGTGGCGGGGTCGCGGCCGGCGTCGACATCTTCGAGGTACTCGCGGATCACGACGAGCGGCAGGTAGTGGTCGCGCTGCAGCGTGAGCGCGAGGCGCAGCCGTTCGAGGTCGGACTGCGAGAACTTGCGGTAGCCCGACTCGGTGCGCACGGGCGTCACGATGCCCTGCACCTCGAGGAAGCGCAGCTTGCTCGAGGTGAGGGTGGGGAACTCGGGGGCAAGCCGTGCGAGGACCTGTCCGATGCTCAGAAGGCCCGCGGACGATGAGCGTTCGCGGGCAGCAGACGACGACATCAACCGTCCGCGGCCTGCGGGAGGTCGGCGGGCGAGACGAAGAAGTTGAGGCGGAACTTGCCGATGCGCACCTCGGCGCCGTTGGACAGACGCGCGCGGTCGACCCGCTCGCCGTTGACGTAGGTGCCGTTGAGCGAGCGCTGATCGACGATCTCGAAGGACGAGGCATCCCGCGTGATCTCCGCGTGACGCCGCGAGACGGTGACGTCGTCGAAGAAGATGTCAGCCTCGGGATGGCGGCCCACCGTCGTCACGTCGGTGTCGAGCAGGTAGCGGGCGCCGGCGGTCGGACCGGAGCGGACGATGAGGATCGCGACCCGCGACGGGAGCGCGTCGATCGCATCGAGCTCGGCTGTCGAGAGATCGGCGCC
This region includes:
- a CDS encoding MerR family transcriptional regulator; protein product: MSSSAARERSSSAGLLSIGQVLARLAPEFPTLTSSKLRFLEVQGIVTPVRTESGYRKFSQSDLERLRLALTLQRDHYLPLVVIREYLEDVDAGRDPATPVAAPPPSIVPAPRRYRRDELLSATGAAPQLLNDAIGTGVLAGSDAYTEQQVAILRALVALDRHGIEPRHVRTLRQSAERDVALVESALAALLRRTDASSRARASELAPELAKRLEELRAIFVRSALDRLLS
- a CDS encoding FHA domain-containing protein, whose amino-acid sequence is MDDNRRPDEIRRAAESDDRRGSERASDTTQTFGHDSDLSFIPFGADLSTAELDAIDALPSRVAILIVRSGPTAGARYLLDTDVTTVGRHPEADIFFDDVTVSRRHAEITRDASSFEIVDQRSLNGTYVNGERVDRARLSNGAEVRIGKFRLNFFVSPADLPQAADG